The following are encoded together in the Roseobacter denitrificans OCh 114 genome:
- the uxuA gene encoding mannonate dehydratase, producing the protein MKQCWRWFGPADKIALPDLHQVGVQGIVSALHDILPGALWTPEAIRQRQDMLHQQGFDWTVVESLPVSESIKTQSPQMADHLLAYKKSLRNLAAAGISTICYNFMPILDWTRTELRAKQPHGGTAMLFCFLDFAVFDLHILQRDGATADYSQELQEMAAQRFADLTDAQRVALQNNIVAGLPGSNDKWTTDDVRAHLATYQDISPTQLRQNLIDFLSEVCPVAEELGLRLCCHPDDPPFSLLGLPRIMSSTDDYAHILDAVPSPANGATLCTGSLGVAEGFDPVEFVSRLGDKIHFVHLRNTKRLPGSDRARPDFFEAAHLEGDTDMVATIKALLAEEQRRKAAGRADWEIPMRPDHGQELLSDLGGDSMPGYPLIGRMRGLAELRGIMAAFDAA; encoded by the coding sequence ATGAAACAATGTTGGCGCTGGTTCGGACCCGCAGATAAGATCGCCTTGCCCGATCTGCATCAGGTCGGGGTGCAAGGCATCGTGAGCGCCCTGCATGATATCCTGCCCGGTGCGCTTTGGACGCCCGAAGCGATCCGGCAACGGCAGGATATGCTGCACCAACAGGGCTTTGACTGGACGGTTGTCGAAAGCCTTCCCGTTTCGGAAAGCATAAAGACGCAAAGCCCGCAGATGGCAGATCATCTGCTGGCCTATAAGAAAAGCCTGCGCAATCTGGCAGCGGCTGGTATCAGCACCATCTGCTATAACTTCATGCCGATCCTCGATTGGACCCGAACCGAACTGCGTGCAAAACAACCCCACGGTGGGACGGCCATGCTGTTCTGTTTTCTCGATTTTGCCGTGTTTGATCTGCATATCCTGCAACGGGACGGCGCTACCGCGGATTATTCGCAAGAGTTGCAAGAAATGGCGGCACAGCGGTTTGCCGATCTGACCGACGCGCAGCGGGTCGCACTTCAGAACAACATCGTCGCGGGCCTGCCCGGGTCCAACGACAAGTGGACGACGGATGATGTGCGGGCGCATCTGGCGACCTATCAGGACATTTCGCCCACACAACTGCGCCAGAACCTCATTGATTTCCTGTCCGAGGTGTGTCCCGTCGCCGAAGAGCTTGGCCTGCGCCTGTGTTGCCACCCGGATGATCCGCCCTTTTCACTGCTGGGTCTGCCGCGCATCATGTCGTCCACGGACGACTATGCGCATATCCTTGATGCCGTTCCCAGCCCGGCAAATGGTGCGACACTGTGCACCGGATCGCTCGGCGTGGCGGAAGGTTTCGACCCGGTCGAGTTTGTCAGCCGCCTTGGCGACAAGATCCACTTTGTGCACCTGCGCAATACCAAACGCCTGCCCGGATCAGACCGGGCGCGACCAGATTTCTTTGAGGCCGCGCATCTGGAAGGCGACACCGATATGGTCGCCACCATCAAGGCGCTGCTGGCCGAAGAACAGCGCCGTAAAGCCGCAGGCCGTGCCGATTGGGAAATCCCCATGCGCCCTGATCATGGGCAGGAACTGCTCAGCGATCTGGGCGGCGACAGCATGCCTGGCTATCCGCTGATCGGGCGCATGCGGGGCCTTGCGGAATTGCGCGGGATCATGGCGGCGTTTGACGCGGCCTAG
- the deoC gene encoding deoxyribose-phosphate aldolase, with protein sequence METTDTAPQSQTAQQALPQVVEPRNPGMDLDMDWVMRLQANTSAIERRAATLPARRSVKKAHQAAWLLRAITCIDLTTLSGDDTERRVERLCAKAMHPVSDSLLSALGVDDIKTGAVCVYHEMIPAALRALEGSGIPVAAVSTGFPAGLSPLHLRIAEIEESVAAGAAEIDIVISRRHVLTGNWQALYDEMRAFRAACGNAHVKAILATGELGSLRNVARASMVCMMAGADFIKTSTGKESVNATLPVTLVMIRAIRDYYERSGYRVGYKPAGGISKAKDALTYLALIKEELGTAWLAPNLFRFGASSLLNDIERQLEHHVTGQYSAGYRHATS encoded by the coding sequence ATGGAAACAACCGATACCGCCCCCCAATCGCAAACCGCGCAGCAAGCCTTGCCGCAGGTCGTTGAGCCGCGCAATCCGGGGATGGATCTGGACATGGATTGGGTGATGCGCCTGCAGGCCAATACCTCTGCCATTGAACGCCGCGCGGCAACATTGCCCGCACGCCGCTCTGTCAAAAAGGCGCATCAGGCGGCGTGGTTGCTGCGCGCGATCACCTGTATCGACCTCACAACGCTGTCTGGCGATGATACCGAACGGCGCGTCGAACGCCTGTGCGCCAAGGCGATGCACCCGGTGTCGGACAGCTTGCTGAGCGCACTTGGCGTGGATGACATCAAAACCGGCGCGGTCTGCGTCTATCACGAAATGATCCCGGCGGCGCTGCGCGCGCTTGAGGGGTCCGGCATTCCGGTGGCGGCGGTCAGCACGGGGTTTCCCGCAGGGCTTTCCCCGCTACATCTGCGCATCGCGGAAATAGAGGAGAGCGTGGCAGCGGGTGCGGCAGAAATAGACATCGTGATTTCACGCCGCCATGTGCTGACCGGCAACTGGCAGGCCCTTTATGACGAAATGCGCGCCTTCCGCGCGGCCTGCGGGAACGCGCATGTAAAGGCCATCCTGGCTACCGGCGAATTGGGCAGCCTGCGCAACGTGGCGCGCGCCTCGATGGTGTGCATGATGGCCGGGGCGGATTTCATCAAAACCTCGACCGGCAAGGAAAGCGTCAACGCCACGCTGCCTGTCACATTGGTCATGATCCGCGCCATCCGGGACTATTACGAACGCAGCGGTTACCGCGTCGGCTACAAACCGGCAGGGGGCATTTCCAAGGCCAAGGACGCGCTCACCTATCTGGCGCTGATCAAGGAAGAGCTTGGCACAGCGTGGCTTGCGCCGAACCTGTTTCGATTTGGCGCATCCTCGCTACTCAACGACATCGAGCGGCAGTTAGAACACCATGTGACCGGCCAGTATTCCGCCGGGTATCGTCATGCCACCAGTTAA
- a CDS encoding Gfo/Idh/MocA family protein yields MKNAVLIGLGMVADTHLTAFRDAETVYLSGIMGRDPEKARAYGRHAAEVLGRAVKTYQNADEVAADPGVDFVVIATPPDARRDLIAPLVRAGKPILMEKPVERTLEAAQDIVTLCADHAVPLGIVFQHRARAASQALKQALDQGKLGDITNAEIRVPWWRDQDYYDAPGRGTYARDGGGVMMSQAIHTLDLALWLLGPFSKVCAHMHQTALHRLEAENWAGALFETAGGCVGTLTATTSAFPGTAETISLHGTKASAHLESGVLTIAHLDGETETHGASATTGGGADPMAFTHAWHQSVIEDFALAITDQRAPMATGKQALMAHAVIDAMERSGKLRSWEKVAQV; encoded by the coding sequence ATGAAAAACGCCGTTCTGATCGGGCTTGGCATGGTGGCGGATACACATCTTACGGCCTTTCGGGATGCTGAAACCGTTTATCTATCCGGCATCATGGGGCGCGACCCGGAAAAGGCTCGCGCCTATGGCAGACATGCTGCTGAGGTGCTTGGCCGCGCAGTGAAAACCTATCAAAACGCGGATGAGGTTGCCGCCGACCCTGGGGTCGATTTCGTTGTCATTGCAACGCCCCCGGATGCACGGCGCGACTTGATTGCGCCTTTGGTGCGAGCGGGCAAACCAATCCTGATGGAAAAACCCGTTGAGCGGACCCTTGAAGCCGCACAAGACATTGTCACGCTCTGCGCAGATCATGCTGTGCCGCTTGGTATCGTCTTCCAGCACCGCGCGCGCGCCGCGTCACAGGCGTTGAAACAGGCGCTTGATCAAGGCAAGCTGGGCGATATCACCAATGCCGAAATTCGCGTTCCGTGGTGGCGGGATCAGGACTATTACGATGCCCCGGGGCGCGGCACCTATGCCCGCGATGGCGGTGGCGTGATGATGTCGCAGGCGATCCATACACTTGACCTTGCGCTGTGGTTACTGGGACCGTTTTCCAAGGTCTGCGCGCATATGCACCAAACCGCCCTGCACAGGCTGGAGGCTGAAAACTGGGCCGGTGCCTTGTTTGAAACCGCCGGGGGCTGTGTGGGTACACTGACGGCCACAACTTCGGCTTTTCCGGGAACGGCGGAAACCATCAGCCTGCACGGCACCAAGGCCAGCGCGCATCTGGAAAGCGGCGTGCTCACGATTGCCCATCTGGACGGGGAGACAGAAACACATGGCGCCAGCGCCACGACTGGCGGCGGCGCGGACCCCATGGCCTTTACCCACGCGTGGCATCAAAGCGTGATCGAAGACTTCGCGCTGGCCATCACCGATCAGCGCGCCCCGATGGCCACCGGGAAACAGGCCCTAATGGCGCATGCGGTCATTGATGCAATGGAACGATCCGGCAAGTTACGGTCTTGGGAAAAGGTGGCACAGGTTTGA
- the mutL gene encoding DNA mismatch repair endonuclease MutL: protein MNVANPNIGASRPVIRQLDEGAVNRIAAGEVVERPASAIKELVENALDASARKIAIDYGDGGKTLIRVQDDGCGMTATDLPLALSRHATSKIDGSDLLNIQTFGFRGEALPSLAAVGRLTIVTRAGGDDGVEASVSGGDEKPLKPAACNPGTTVTIRDLFYATPARLKFLRSDRAEAQAIIDVVKRLAMAEPFVQFVLRDVSGDGPGREVFRADAQQGDLFGALHGRLARVLGREFAENALAIDAEREGLHLTGFAALPTYSRGSAVAQYFFVNGRPVKDKLLVGALRGAYSDFLSRDRHPAAALFLDCDPKLVDVNVHPAKSEVRFRDPGIARGLIVSALRHALAEAGHRASTTVSTATLGAMQPEPIGARVYQMDQASRPVSAPPPQTPAFQEVAAPWGRVAETDPDEQTAGDPGDYPLGAARGQVHENYIIAQTATGMVIVDQHAAHERLVYEKLKRQMAENGVASQALLIPEIVELSAADCASLMQISDDLARLGFVVEPFGGDAIAVRETPAILGVVDARALILDILDELADQNASENIRMRIDAILSRVACHGSIRSGRWMKTEEMNALLREMEATPHSGQCNHGRPTYVELKLSDIERLFGRT from the coding sequence ATGAACGTAGCGAACCCCAATATAGGCGCAAGTCGGCCCGTAATCCGCCAGTTGGACGAGGGGGCCGTGAACCGCATTGCGGCAGGTGAGGTGGTGGAACGCCCTGCCTCTGCCATCAAGGAACTCGTCGAAAATGCACTCGATGCAAGCGCGCGCAAGATCGCGATTGATTACGGGGATGGTGGCAAGACACTGATCCGGGTTCAGGATGATGGCTGCGGGATGACGGCCACTGATTTGCCGCTGGCCTTGTCGCGTCATGCGACGTCCAAGATTGACGGCAGTGATTTGCTGAACATCCAGACATTCGGGTTTCGTGGGGAGGCGTTGCCGTCTCTGGCTGCCGTTGGCCGGCTGACGATTGTCACGCGCGCCGGTGGCGATGACGGGGTCGAGGCGAGCGTTTCAGGCGGGGATGAAAAGCCACTCAAGCCAGCGGCCTGCAACCCGGGAACGACGGTCACGATCCGCGATCTGTTTTACGCCACGCCAGCGCGGCTGAAATTCCTGCGCAGTGATCGGGCGGAGGCGCAGGCGATTATCGACGTGGTCAAACGCCTCGCCATGGCGGAGCCTTTCGTGCAGTTTGTGCTGCGCGATGTCTCCGGCGATGGACCGGGCCGTGAAGTGTTTCGCGCCGACGCGCAGCAGGGCGATCTGTTTGGCGCGTTGCATGGGCGGCTTGCGCGCGTTCTGGGCCGTGAGTTTGCAGAAAATGCGCTGGCAATTGATGCGGAACGTGAAGGGTTGCATCTGACGGGCTTTGCGGCCCTGCCGACCTATTCGCGCGGCTCCGCTGTGGCGCAGTATTTTTTCGTCAACGGACGCCCGGTCAAGGACAAGCTGCTGGTTGGGGCGCTCCGGGGTGCCTATTCCGATTTCCTGAGCAGGGACCGCCACCCGGCCGCGGCGCTGTTTCTGGATTGTGATCCCAAACTGGTCGATGTGAATGTCCACCCGGCCAAATCAGAGGTGCGGTTTCGCGACCCCGGTATCGCGCGCGGCCTGATCGTTTCAGCGCTGCGCCACGCGCTGGCCGAGGCAGGCCATCGTGCATCAACGACTGTCAGCACAGCGACCCTTGGGGCGATGCAGCCTGAACCCATCGGCGCGCGCGTCTACCAGATGGATCAAGCCTCAAGGCCGGTGTCCGCGCCGCCGCCGCAAACACCGGCTTTTCAGGAGGTTGCCGCGCCTTGGGGGCGTGTGGCAGAAACAGACCCTGACGAGCAAACGGCAGGTGATCCCGGTGACTATCCGCTTGGTGCGGCGCGCGGTCAGGTGCATGAGAACTACATCATTGCGCAGACCGCGACCGGCATGGTCATCGTCGATCAGCACGCCGCGCACGAACGTCTCGTCTATGAAAAGCTGAAACGCCAGATGGCGGAGAATGGGGTCGCTTCGCAAGCCTTGCTGATCCCTGAGATTGTTGAACTGTCCGCCGCTGATTGCGCGTCTTTGATGCAGATTTCCGATGACCTGGCCCGGTTGGGTTTTGTTGTGGAGCCTTTTGGCGGGGATGCGATCGCGGTGCGTGAGACACCGGCCATTCTCGGGGTGGTGGATGCACGCGCGCTGATACTGGATATTCTGGATGAGCTTGCGGATCAGAACGCGTCTGAAAACATACGCATGCGTATAGATGCGATCCTGAGCCGGGTGGCCTGCCATGGGTCGATCCGCTCGGGGCGCTGGATGAAAACCGAAGAGATGAATGCCCTGCTGCGCGAGATGGAGGCGACGCCGCATTCCGGGCAATGCAACCATGGGCGGCCCACATATGTGGAACTCAAACTGTCCGACATCGAACGCTTGTTTGGCCGCACATGA
- a CDS encoding DNA recombination protein RmuC, protein MIEFAGHTIDLTDPVVLAAMGGGAVVLLILVLLVMAVRAAARSAKSTEPLMQQLGVLGQHVQHLSAGQEQLRGGLQTVSDTQANAQTQVIQTVEARLAAVQQQMQDRLADNAMRSQRALTDMQERMKETLHGSSKQTTTSLTQLQERLASIDKAQDNITKLSGDVLSLQDILSNKQTRGAFGEIQLHDIVSKALPNDSYALQHTLSNGKRADCLIHLPNPPGPIVIDSKFPLEAYEQLRAAKTEWDLKDAVAKMKTAVTKHINDISEKYIIEGETADGALMFLPSEAVYAELHSNFPELVRKGFDARVWIVSPTTCMATLNTMRAILKDARMREQAGAIRKTLKMLHRDVELVVERVGKLDTHFRQAQRDVHEISTAAERAGKRAVKLDNFDFEELSQEDDKILPLTRTEA, encoded by the coding sequence ATGATCGAGTTTGCGGGACATACGATTGATCTCACGGACCCCGTTGTTCTGGCGGCAATGGGCGGCGGTGCTGTGGTTCTGCTGATCCTTGTGCTGCTTGTGATGGCAGTGCGGGCGGCGGCGCGCTCGGCGAAATCGACCGAGCCTTTGATGCAGCAATTGGGTGTGTTGGGGCAGCATGTGCAGCATCTTTCGGCGGGTCAGGAACAGTTGCGCGGTGGTTTGCAGACGGTGTCGGACACGCAGGCCAATGCGCAGACACAGGTGATACAAACGGTTGAGGCGCGCCTTGCCGCCGTGCAGCAGCAGATGCAGGATCGGTTGGCGGACAACGCGATGCGCTCGCAGCGCGCATTGACCGATATGCAGGAACGCATGAAAGAAACGCTGCATGGCTCCAGCAAGCAGACGACCACGTCCCTGACCCAGTTGCAGGAACGGCTGGCCTCCATCGACAAGGCGCAGGACAATATCACGAAACTATCCGGTGACGTATTGTCCTTGCAGGACATCCTCAGCAACAAACAAACGCGCGGTGCCTTTGGCGAAATCCAGCTGCACGATATCGTCTCCAAAGCGTTGCCGAACGACAGCTATGCCTTGCAGCATACTTTGAGCAATGGAAAACGCGCGGATTGCCTGATCCATCTGCCAAACCCACCGGGCCCGATTGTGATCGACAGCAAATTCCCGCTGGAGGCTTACGAACAATTGCGCGCTGCTAAAACGGAGTGGGACCTCAAAGACGCGGTTGCGAAAATGAAAACGGCCGTCACGAAACACATCAATGATATCTCTGAAAAATACATCATTGAGGGCGAAACGGCGGATGGCGCGCTGATGTTTCTACCGTCCGAAGCCGTCTATGCTGAACTTCATTCAAATTTCCCCGAACTTGTGCGCAAGGGGTTTGACGCGCGGGTCTGGATTGTTTCACCCACCACATGCATGGCGACGCTGAACACGATGCGGGCCATTCTGAAAGACGCCAGAATGCGCGAACAGGCCGGTGCGATCCGCAAGACGCTCAAGATGTTGCACCGGGATGTGGAACTGGTTGTGGAACGGGTCGGCAAGCTGGACACGCATTTCAGGCAGGCGCAGCGTGACGTGCATGAAATCAGCACAGCAGCGGAACGCGCAGGCAAGCGCGCGGTCAAACTGGACAACTTCGACTTTGAGGAGTTGTCGCAGGAGGATGACAAGATCCTGCCCCTCACCCGCACTGAGGCTTGA
- a CDS encoding Gfo/Idh/MocA family protein, whose protein sequence is MSVKFVAIGLDHRHIFGMTQNMLDAGAQCLGFWTEGTLHSLEGFRKRFPHLTRFETLDAALASGADLALIAAIPADRAALAIQCMQRGMDVMTDKPGCTTMAQLDDLRSTVRDTGRIWSINFSERFEVPAVTRASTLVAEGAIGRVVHTAGLGPHRLNKETRPDWFFDRGRYGGILTDIASHQIDQFLHFTGSTEAEVTHAFVANHANPAHPGLQDFGEITLKSDQGTGSIRVDWYTPHALPTWGDGRLTILGTEGYIELRKYVDVGGSAGTDHLILVTGDRCEKIDASDAGLPYFGQLLNDIENRTETAMTQAHCFKVMELALQAQALAEGA, encoded by the coding sequence TTGAGCGTCAAATTCGTCGCAATCGGTCTCGATCACCGGCATATTTTCGGCATGACGCAAAACATGCTGGACGCCGGGGCGCAATGCCTTGGCTTCTGGACCGAAGGCACGCTACACAGCCTTGAGGGGTTTCGCAAACGCTTTCCCCATCTGACCCGATTTGAAACACTCGATGCTGCACTGGCGTCTGGCGCAGATCTGGCCTTGATCGCTGCAATCCCGGCGGATCGTGCAGCACTGGCGATCCAATGCATGCAGCGCGGCATGGATGTGATGACCGACAAACCCGGCTGCACGACCATGGCGCAGCTGGACGATCTGCGCAGCACTGTGCGTGACACCGGGCGGATCTGGTCGATCAACTTTTCCGAACGGTTCGAAGTCCCCGCCGTGACGCGCGCCAGCACATTGGTGGCCGAGGGCGCGATCGGTCGGGTCGTGCACACCGCCGGGCTGGGACCGCACCGGCTGAACAAGGAAACCAGGCCGGATTGGTTTTTTGACCGCGGCCGATATGGCGGTATCCTCACGGATATCGCCTCGCATCAGATCGACCAGTTCCTGCATTTCACCGGCTCCACAGAGGCCGAGGTGACCCATGCTTTCGTGGCCAACCACGCGAACCCGGCCCACCCCGGGCTTCAGGATTTTGGTGAGATCACCTTGAAAAGCGATCAGGGCACGGGGTCCATCAGGGTAGATTGGTACACGCCCCACGCGCTGCCTACATGGGGCGATGGGCGGCTGACCATTCTGGGCACCGAAGGCTATATCGAGTTGCGCAAATACGTGGATGTCGGGGGCAGCGCAGGGACGGATCACCTGATCCTAGTCACCGGAGACAGATGTGAAAAGATCGACGCGTCAGACGCTGGCTTGCCCTATTTCGGCCAGTTGCTCAATGACATCGAAAACCGCACGGAAACGGCGATGACACAAGCGCATTGTTTTAAGGTGATGGAGCTTGCCTTGCAAGCGCAAGCGCTGGCCGAAGGGGCGTAA
- a CDS encoding DMT family transporter, protein MAVAARAIEDRPQLGILMMLVAWYFFAMVDVSAKWLALAGYPAFQLVFMRYAGHLVISVGMIAKDGMALDRFRTDHIWLVLSRALLLISATLGNFYALSYLPLTIISAIMFSSPIIVCFLSMTILKEQIGPWRWGAILLGFAGVLIVIRPFGETFHPAMILPLYNATALALYSLMTRRLAGIVATETQQLYLGALGTMLTLPFALWFWIPPQSLLDTALLVGLGVMGWGGHQLLTNAHRFAPANTLMPYTYSFMIYIAAFSWLIFGDVPDFWVVVGALVIVASGLVIWKREQRK, encoded by the coding sequence ATGGCGGTCGCAGCGCGAGCCATAGAAGACCGGCCCCAGCTTGGCATTCTCATGATGCTGGTGGCCTGGTACTTCTTTGCGATGGTCGATGTTTCGGCCAAATGGCTTGCGCTGGCGGGCTATCCGGCGTTTCAACTGGTGTTCATGCGCTACGCCGGGCATCTGGTGATTTCGGTGGGCATGATTGCCAAGGATGGCATGGCCCTCGATCGGTTTCGCACCGATCACATCTGGCTGGTACTGAGCCGGGCCTTGCTGCTGATATCCGCGACATTGGGTAATTTCTATGCGCTGAGCTATCTGCCACTGACGATCATTTCGGCGATCATGTTTTCCAGCCCGATCATCGTGTGCTTTTTGTCGATGACCATCCTGAAAGAACAAATCGGGCCGTGGCGCTGGGGGGCGATCCTGTTGGGGTTTGCCGGCGTTCTGATCGTGATCCGCCCGTTTGGCGAGACGTTCCATCCGGCCATGATCCTCCCACTGTATAACGCGACTGCACTGGCGCTGTACTCCCTGATGACCCGCAGACTCGCCGGAATTGTCGCAACCGAAACGCAGCAACTCTACCTCGGCGCTTTGGGAACCATGCTGACCCTGCCCTTTGCCCTCTGGTTCTGGATTCCGCCGCAAAGTCTATTGGACACAGCATTGCTGGTCGGGCTGGGCGTGATGGGCTGGGGCGGGCATCAGTTGCTCACCAATGCGCACCGCTTTGCGCCCGCCAATACGCTGATGCCTTATACCTATTCGTTCATGATCTATATCGCCGCCTTCAGTTGGTTGATCTTTGGCGATGTGCCTGATTTCTGGGTCGTCGTCGGCGCCTTGGTGATCGTGGCGTCCGGCCTCGTCATCTGGAAAAGGGAACAGCGTAAATGA
- a CDS encoding Gfo/Idh/MocA family protein, whose protein sequence is MLNVAILGAGIGAQHLAAYQALPHLFRVVALVDKDQTRAEALRGTHDFLITPDWNGVFARPDIDLIDICLPPHLHLPVTLEALAAGKNAICEKPLATSLAGVEQIAQTAKRHNRKVYPVFQYRWGRSCAQLRHLQRADLLGQPLVAALETHWSRDSTYYDVPWRGTWAGEQGGAVLGHAIHAHDLLTHFMGPVRAVSAVTTTRVNPIETEDCAALTFEMANGALATSNITLGAATDETRLRFVFEKLTVTSGSNPYAPGTSDWSFMARDPNDQPDIDHALTKTPDEASGFTGFLAAIADDLAGRPSGAVSLADGAASIELVSAVYHSARSGARVSLPLSSAHPLFNGWIP, encoded by the coding sequence ATGTTGAATGTCGCCATTCTGGGGGCCGGAATCGGCGCGCAACATCTTGCCGCCTATCAGGCGCTGCCGCATCTGTTCCGGGTTGTGGCCCTTGTGGACAAGGATCAAACCCGTGCCGAGGCGCTGCGCGGCACGCATGATTTCCTGATCACACCAGATTGGAACGGCGTTTTTGCAAGGCCCGACATTGACCTGATCGACATTTGCCTGCCCCCGCACCTGCATCTGCCCGTCACGCTGGAAGCACTGGCTGCGGGCAAAAATGCCATCTGTGAAAAACCGCTGGCCACCAGCCTCGCCGGGGTGGAACAGATTGCCCAGACCGCCAAACGCCACAACCGAAAGGTATATCCAGTTTTTCAATATCGCTGGGGTCGTTCATGTGCACAGCTGCGCCACCTGCAGCGCGCAGACCTCTTGGGCCAGCCCCTGGTGGCCGCGCTGGAAACGCATTGGTCGCGGGACAGTACCTATTATGACGTGCCATGGCGCGGCACATGGGCGGGCGAACAGGGCGGTGCGGTTCTTGGCCATGCCATCCACGCCCATGACCTGCTGACCCATTTCATGGGACCAGTCCGCGCCGTTTCAGCGGTGACGACGACCCGCGTCAATCCGATCGAAACGGAGGACTGTGCGGCACTGACCTTTGAGATGGCGAATGGGGCACTGGCAACCAGCAACATCACCCTCGGGGCGGCAACAGATGAAACGCGCCTGCGGTTCGTGTTTGAAAAGCTGACCGTCACATCGGGTTCAAATCCCTATGCGCCCGGCACATCAGACTGGTCCTTCATGGCCCGCGACCCGAATGACCAGCCAGATATTGATCACGCCCTGACAAAAACCCCGGATGAAGCGTCGGGTTTCACAGGGTTTCTGGCGGCTATTGCAGATGATCTGGCGGGGCGGCCATCTGGTGCTGTTTCGCTCGCCGATGGTGCGGCCTCTATTGAACTGGTGAGCGCGGTATATCATTCTGCCCGAAGCGGCGCGCGTGTTTCGTTGCCGCTGTCATCGGCTCACCCCTTATTCAACGGATGGATACCATGA
- a CDS encoding sugar kinase gives MTRIACVGEAMIELSILGQTSQVGVAGDTLNTAIYLKRNAPQFSVDYVTCLGDDPFSDQIEDFIAAQAIGTGAVTRLTGKSPGLYAITTTEDGERSFTYWRSAAAARDLFQTGAGYDFAILEAYDLVYLSGISVAILPDAARSALVEWLGRTPIKLAYDSNYRPRLWEDKPTAQRVTSALWERADICLPSIDDEMLLFDEDAAAVEARFTRYHGTGALKRGADGPISLGDAVSQAYGAAPHVLDTTAAGDSFNGAYLAALLAGGSQAQALRAGHDCAAQVVQYRGAIIPKAAP, from the coding sequence ATGACCCGTATCGCCTGCGTCGGAGAAGCGATGATCGAACTGTCCATTCTGGGGCAGACCTCCCAAGTTGGTGTGGCGGGCGACACGTTGAATACGGCGATTTACCTCAAACGGAACGCGCCGCAATTCAGCGTCGACTACGTGACTTGCCTCGGTGATGATCCGTTTTCGGACCAGATCGAGGACTTCATCGCAGCACAAGCAATCGGCACCGGTGCTGTGACCCGCCTGACCGGGAAATCCCCCGGCCTTTATGCGATCACAACCACGGAGGATGGCGAACGCTCCTTCACCTATTGGCGCAGTGCTGCCGCTGCGCGGGATCTGTTCCAGACCGGTGCCGGTTATGATTTCGCGATCCTTGAGGCCTATGACCTTGTGTACCTCTCGGGCATCAGTGTGGCGATCCTGCCTGATGCGGCGCGCAGTGCTTTGGTTGAGTGGCTGGGCAGAACACCCATCAAACTGGCCTATGACAGCAATTATCGACCCCGCCTGTGGGAGGATAAACCGACCGCACAGCGCGTGACATCTGCGCTGTGGGAACGTGCAGACATCTGCCTGCCCTCCATTGATGATGAAATGCTGCTCTTTGATGAGGATGCCGCAGCGGTTGAGGCGCGATTTACCCGATATCACGGCACCGGTGCGTTGAAACGCGGGGCTGACGGGCCAATCAGTCTGGGCGATGCAGTCTCGCAAGCCTACGGTGCCGCGCCCCATGTGCTGGATACCACGGCGGCGGGCGACAGCTTCAACGGTGCCTATCTCGCCGCGCTTTTGGCAGGCGGATCGCAGGCGCAGGCTTTGCGTGCCGGACATGATTGCGCGGCACAGGTCGTACAATATCGGGGGGCAATCATACCCAAGGCGGCGCCATGA